The genomic window ACTCTACATCACACACGACTCCATCTCGATCACACTATTCACCTTTACACTCAAGATGGCACCACCAAACACAGGTTAGCGTTCATACTTCCGCTGTTGGGTGTTCAACTACGTGAGCTAGGCTATCAAATCAATTAGCTAAGGTTTAAGATCTAACAGGGTGGTGTGGCACAATACCGTAAAGAGTTTGTTGGTGGTCCTCCCCATCGTTGAGAGCACAATGACCGGCCACTCCTCGGGAAAGCTAAGGATCATCGGCCACCTCTCGCATCCATTCGGCTGAGGCTACCGACAACCCGCCGAACTTCATCATGATGGTGAGCTCTGTCTCCTCACCACCGTTGATGCATCCCTCCTGCACCACCACTGAggtatccttcttcttgacaatgGCAATGCTGATGGCTCACTGGCACTAGACTGACACCTTGTTCCTTCGGCACGGCACAGTCGGCTCTGCAAAAGAAGCCTCATCTCTGTGGCAATGGCATTGTTGCTTCCCAGTGGCGGCATCGCTGAGTCCAAGCAACGCATTGATACAGAGAGCCGCTGCCACCTTGCGCCATGAGGGAGTAGCAAGACAAGAGGAGGTCGAGGCATGGGCCTAGGAGAACGGATGGCCAAGAAGGGTGCGAGATGGTTCCTGCGGACAGTTCAGATCATATATGGCAGTTTGTATTGGATTTTCACTATTTTGGAGTATTGGGCTCTGTGCATGTGGAAGGCAACAACCGCATATTCGGTGGTTTTTCCCTTATGTGGACCTTGTTTGGCCTTATTTTTTGGTTTGGAATGCGTCATGTACTCCCTCCAgttcaaaataaatatcattttggGTTGTGTGAAGTCAattgtttcaaattttagctacaaattagtattatgtattgagtttggatacttAAAAATGACACAAGTAGATTTATctcaaaaaatactttcataataatatacttttactatgttttatcaatatattacatCAAAAAGTAGTAGTCATTGTATTTTAGGGACCATGTGTCGATATCTAAAATGATAATTATTTCAGAGTGGAGGGAGTATCTCTCCAAATATCTATCTACTATTTAAAATGTACACATTTATTATGGTTGAGGCAACTGAAACTTACAAAACTTATTGTCAATATGGTGTCGCATTGTTGGGTTAGAGTTTCGAGATTACCCTTTACTCCAAACTTTAGAGGGATGCCATAGAGGTGGTAGTCCGAAGGTGGGCAAAGATGGCAGCGGTAGTGCCACCAGCTAAGAGATCAGAGGAGCGCGGTGGGTAGAGAATGTTTTAGGGGTGACAAGAAGCGGTGAAATTATGTGCTGGTGGGATAGCCACAAAAAATGGAGGTAGAGGGGTGCATGGATTTTGTTGGAGTTGGGAATTAGGGAGGACATTGTCGGGCCAAGGACGATACGGGGGATGACATTGAGTAGTATAAAACTGTCATATACGACTATCTTATACGCATACGAATCCCCTAGGGTTTCTTGGATTCTTGGAGCGTACGACTATATCTGGGAAAGGAATCCCTGGACGTATGAAAACTACCCACAAGTGTTAGGATATCCTTCAAACAAGGAAATCTATCCGtaagtttaaggatgatagAATCCTACTCGGAAAATAGTCGAGATGCTACACGACAACCCCCATATATACAGAGCTAGGGGACCCTACGGAGGACAAAAAGAAATTATACAGAAGCAAcaggccatctacaaccttgaTATACAATCGACCTCTTGCCAGGACTACACAAACGGAGCCTTCGACTAGTTTTAAatcccatctaggctagccatgaCCCCACTGTAATATATTTCGAAGATTAATACAAGAACATATGATGTGGGGTTATTATCCTCCATGAGGCctgaacatatataaatatttgtCGTCTAGTGCTTCATTCAGTAAGAGGGAGTATCTCCTACTTTCATCACGTATTCATAAGATCGGTAGTTTACTAATACTCGATAATAggcgccgtccatggggatcatgacCAAAATGATGCCGAATCTTCACCGTGAAACATGTTTCCGACTCCACCTAAGACCGCATCGAGAACCGACTACAAAAAACAAAGGATTCTATGATAACTTTGCCCTTTCACCGATAAGGATCCAGTGATCAATCGGGTGGATCTAGGAGACAACTGTCAAAGATTAATTCCCgataatatgtccgtaaattgactgggtaccttcaagtgcagggattaatcatgagACAAGACacgtgatgtatacaggttcagacctccaattggagtaataccctacatcctgtggggGTGCTGTtgttgtatattgatgatatctaGTACAAGCgatgtggctaagactattacaaggaatagattagatctaatctaacctagtgCTAAAGTCGCTGAGTAGCTCCTATGCTAGGAtattgatgcttgcctctctctcctctctctcccaacctttccgccttatataggggtgaggtaccgactcttATCCAGCCATAGTCAATAGGGAGTTttcttccttgatgtccaagtagatagatctattttgaataCTGATCGTTCCGacttgggtaaccaatctagaccttcctagtatgtactttttttatttcgggtgtatcaggtaccgctgattcggtttcgTGTATCTGGAGCtgcctaatatgtgttgtacatatattgtatgtgtatgatatactccttatgcacaaataccccatagttagatattcgatagtagccccctaactctacccaGGAGGAGGGGTTTCCATAAGTGCCCACTCGAGTGCCACCAAGTTTAAggttggtcgagtaaagtggatcaggcttatagtcaaaagaattgagtatggatggatccttcctcgagtatcgagtggaagcacAATCGGGTCGAGTGGCCTGCGGCTAACCGCACTccagacttgaagaaaaagattaaagaactcaactgatcaaCACTCGACTCCGAGTAGAAttaaaaaaccttttgaaatttgaaacaacGGGTATAGACGCATTTAATGCAGGTAGAAGGGCATGTAGAGGTTTTCACGTCGTCATCATTCCTCTTTTCACGTCGGTCGAAGCGTTGTAAAGATGGGAGTGGTCGAAGAGatcttaaattttttattatttacccCTATGACCCAGACTTGTAGCGGCCATTCCTCGTCATTGCCACCAGTCTTCCTACACAAGCTCCTTGGCTTTCTCCACCCCAGCACGCACCACTGGCAAAAGAaatttagatccatggatcctaGTTCTTCTTCGAAGATCCTGACTTCCTCTTCACAATAGAAGCAGTCAGACGCAGCAGCCACCGGTGCCTTGCCCGATCAGTATGATGAAGCGTTGTTCATGATCAAGGCCTGGGAACCCTCGGCGATGCAAGAGTCTCGGCTGGCGAAACATGAAGCGGAAGGACTGGTACCACCATGTAGCCTGGTTGAATAGAGGACATCATttggtgagagattcccttcctgcaagatcgAGCACGAGTTTATAGTTTTCAAATCTTTGTTCCATTGTGGATTCAACATCTctccttccaaatttcttctcaatgtgttCGATCGATATCAAAATTAGCTTCGccacctgaaccccaactccatcaccATGCTGAGTGTTTTGTCCATCCgtgtgaggctttccttggcatcgaACCAAGTTTAAATCTTTTTCAGTACTTTTATCAACTGAAGAGGATTACAGAGAATAAATGTGTCGGGGAATGTGGTTTCCAATTAAggaatggaatgaagaattcctatataTTGATTCCCCTAATCTCCTCCTAATTGAAGGATGGGAAAAAACTTTAGTTTTACATCTCCAATCCCGAACCaattggttttcctttagtgtattGAGGCCTTTTCCCCATCCAAAATCTATCTTGGACACAAGAGCACCAAGAGTCCGACCACACCACCTACTACGCCAACAGAattggcatgctgaggcaatttggcctaactgggtggcatgtggccagagaTTTTATTAGCAAGAGATTGAGCCCCTTGAAGGCACGGACACGCCTGTCTTGGGAATATAGTGGATGAGGATGCCTCGAGGGATGCAAccggatgtaaggcttagttagcactttgcccttttctttttgctatgaCCTTTGAGCTTTGTCAAataacctttcttctctttttcagccTTGCTTGCACAGGATGTCACTACCCGGTTGAACAAGCTCTTCTCTTCCAAAGCACCAGGATGTGGCATTCTACCTTATTCCTTCACGAATCCTCAATCAaatgtaaggattttcttaatggaaaagtAGGGTTGATCATTGTCTATTTGATCTGACCTGTCTGTATGATTGCAGGCTCTAGTCTTCTGCCAACAGCACATCTTTTCGagtgaggtctttgatctcgacgACACTTCATCTACTGATGCTGTCAACAAGGGGAAAGGATCAGCCAATGAGGAGACCGGGGGGTCTATTCAACTGAAGAGATCATCCTCGTCTTCTCACCAACTTCATGACCCGAGCCCTCTCAAGTGCAAGTGAAGGAGCCCACGGGTActgaaatcaaaattctcattttcttcttatttcctttcaaattattaGGTGGATACTTGAATGTGTTTGGTTTGAATGAGTGGACTTTTGTTAGGGGATGGCAAGCGCACTCGGCATTGTCAGAGAAGTTCccaggtagcggcaaaacaaagACGAATGATCCCAAGTTTGGAGGTGACTGCGCATAGACACAGCAAAGTAGACATGTGCGTTCTCGGAGATTGGCTATGATATTCAAGAAATGGTTTGACTataattattcatattttttggaaCACGATTCTGTAGTGATGGTTTAGATAGAGCTTCACCTGAGAAAGAGATCGTTCGGTTGGAACTTTGGCAAGGTTGTGCAACAACGTTGGAAGTTAGGATCGTGTTCCTGTTGGTGTCACTGCAAATACGAGGGAACCCTCATGTAGCCGCATAGAAGATGtgatgggacacaccgtgatgTGGTCAGTGCGTCCAAATAGCTCCTGGATTGACAGGGAATGCGAATGCATTGTGGGTGCATGCACAGAACACTCACAGACATAGGGGCAGCAGCTTAGTGACCACAAAATCGTTGGCGTTGGCGCTCTTCTAGCTAAGCTACTTTTAGGGATTATTGAGGATAACCAGGGCACGTCTCTATGAAAGGGATCAATGATTGGAGCTCTGGCTCGCTGGGGAACGCAGATGACATTGTAGGTACGTAGAACATGTACGGGACTGGACAGTAGGAATTGCGGCGTTGAGAACGGGGGCTCTGTTGTAGCTTTGTACAAACTAATTTTTGGAGGATGTAGAGGACTAGTAGGGGCACGTCTCAGCCAAAGGACTCATGGATGGGAGTGCTAGTTCACCGGGGAACGTGATCTGAACCCACGCTGCACGCACAGAACTCCAGACTGGGCAGCGGGCACAGCGATCATGATCCCGGTGGTGTCGGGGATCTAATGGCCAAACAGGTTAGTGAGGGTGTGTGGGACATCCAAGGGCATATGCTGGTCAAAGGGTGCGGTGATCCGACCTTAGATCGGCCAGGTAACGGCGATGCCAATCGGTAGCCGAGCGACTGTCTGCAACGACGATGGCATGGTGGCGTAGTGAGGGCTTTGGCTGGGCTCAGGGTTCAGTTAGGGATCACAAATGGCGTAGATACAGGGGAAAAGAGGAGGGTAAGGGGCTGGtctgggtcctcaccttgctgcaaCAAACGGTGAAGAAGAATTCGCAGAGACGATGATGGCACTAGTGGCGACAACATGTTGCACTGGCGTCACGGCAGTGCTGTCTAGCGAGTAGGGGTACGGAGAATATCCTCGGCGGTGTTGAAGACATGCTGTAGCGCAGAGACATCGTCGACAATGGTGGGGCGATGTGGAAGCTCCTCCATGGGCGATGACTCGTCGGAACAACGACGAACGGCGGTGATGCACGAGCAAGGCAGCAGTTGTGGATATGATTTGGGAGGAATGGGAAGAGGAAAGGGAGGGTGTGGAGCTCCTATTAATAGCCTGGGTGATGCTGGACAAgaaggggaagaggaagaggccggAGGTGGAAGATGAAATGAATGGCTCAGGAAGATGAAACGAACGGCTCTGGTTCAAGAACAATAACTTCACCATtacaactccaaattggatgtttttaGACTCTATCGTctagtactcgaaaatatctacaactttgtattcatcgaaacttttgaaaacatcattttgaTTTTGAAAACTGCGCCacaataaaaactattttatttcaGCCTTAACTGCGCAGCATTGATCTCGGGAGCAGTAACTCTcagatccattatccaaatggatacttccataggttcaaatcgaagctctcaatgagacctacaactttggtagtttcaagatttgcatttgcgGCCACCTTGAACTTCGAAACTGAACGAGAAGTGGAGGCTGGAGAACGAGGAGTAACATCTGCtggcttcaattgccattacGGCCATTAAAGCGGCGGTTTCCACTTTGAATTGCTGGGAATTGAAAGTGGATGGAGTGACCACCGGTTTTGATTACTTGATGGATGTCAATGCATTTTGATTGAGCACTTACTCAAACTTAGCTGACCGGCCAAGGCTACCATGCAAAGGGACGACGTCGTTTGGAGGTGGATGGAAATGATCACGTATATACACATGCAAGAGAGTTGGTTTGGGCTGGCTTTAGCACACATGTGGGCCGCCCTGCAAGCAATTCAACACGATGCAAGGTTGATGGTATAATGTTGGTTTAGAGCCATAGGCTAGAGAGGAAAATATTGAGGAAAGGTAGTGCATGTTGGGTTGGATCAAAAAGGACGTGGGATGAGATTGTCCACAGAGGATTTTTGTATGATAAGGGAAAAGTGGAACAAagatttatccaaccttgaaattacTTAACCATTCtagtattttataaatacattttcatCACATAGAACAAATTCTTTATAAACtctaaacaaattttttggaaaagctttcaaatttcaggaaaaatgctattttattgttttaaaatgctcacaacccaaaataggAATTTTGGGTGTGACAAAGGTGAACAAAAAACCTCAGTCGAGACTGTGATCACAGTGTCTCGAGACTGGAGAAGGATTTGATTTTGCTACACGCAAAGAAGCTCTGTGGTGAAAAGAGGAAATGAAATCAAGAAGAGAAAAGGAGTGCCTTAAGGGCCTGTTTAGAAGAGGGGGATTGCCCAAGGAATTTTCaggatttagttcaaatttgtaCAAAATCCTAAGGATTTGAATCCCACAATCCCCCTTCCATAAAGGCCCTAAGCATGTGTAGAAATGGATTTCTGCAGCCAAAGCTATGGTGGTGGTGTCGGAGACTGTGACGCGGGTACTGATGCTTCTCCTGTCAATTGTTGCTGCTAATAACTGAGTACCTGTTGCAGCCTAGGTTCCACTTTAGGACGCACTGGAGATATTTTGGCATCATGTTTGTACCCTGGATATGGTATATTGTGTCAACTTTTGCGATGTGTTTAGCGACTATTAACCGGAATGTGACACATGTAACTCTTGGGTTGAAGTGGTAACTCTGGAACACTAAAGAGCTTTGCATGGTTCTAGTATGGTGGCATATGTGAGCACAGTTCTATAGATTTTTCATTTTGAGATTGCTGTGTTTCAGGACAAGAAATTTGTAACATCTTTGCTACTATTTGTGCGCACAAGTCACTGCTTGGTCAGACCCCATTTGCCAGATATCTTCAAACAAGTGTTGAGCTGATGTACATAAAAAGCTGtattctttcttcttccaaACCCATCTCTCCAACACTCCTTGACCCTTTCACTTTAAAAAGCAGTGACATGCACCCaagagaaatatatatatttaagcaGATTTTGTAGAGTTACACATGCACACTTGTTCCTGAATCCAAAAGATCAAAAGGTTTCAGAGATTGCAGAAACCCACCAGCAGCCGAAGAATATGCCTTCCATCTTGGATGAGGGAATGCTTTCCTAACTTCAGTAAACAAACTTCCAAGAACAAAATGTTCTCCCGATTTGTGAATCAGGTTTTTGGATTTATATATTGCAGTAAATTCAATAGAAGCAATGGAACAATAGCCGTTGTTACTTGCCGCAAAAATCTCGTTTGCTCACTAAAACAACCAGACACATAAAGACCACCAACGAAAGAAAGTATAAGCGGAAGTGAAAAGCTCCAAGCGGAAGGCATTTGGGCCACAAATTCTACTGCCACATTGATAAGCAAGGAATCCATGTAGCATATTTAAGGGTAGCATGCAAATCCCTTCGGTGAAACACTTCTGCAGACGAAGTATTGGTGAATTCTCATACAATGAAGTTATTGTTTCAGTTCCCCTGCTGCTCATGTTTCTGTTgcctcaagaaaaagaagagcaaACCAAAGAAAGAAGAGGGAAAGCAAGCTTAGAAGTGGTCTGCTGCTACATCCATTTCCTGAAGATGTGTGATATTATGTCCAAAGAGCTATGATCATTTGCACAAAATTGTACAGTCTAAACTTCAGATATATCTGAAAACACATTCTATCATTGGAGCTAGATGGAACTCTGTCTATTGATGTAAGGTGCTAAGATGTCTTCCATATCAATAAAAGTGGGTCACTGTTAGTTTCTTTTCTCTCTATCTGTAGTTTCTGTTTTATGGATGCCAATCTCCTGCATCTGTTGTTCGACAGGCACAAGCCCAACTTCTGCCAGAAACCTACAATACAGAAACAATACTTCACTAAATCATTCATCAAACAAGACTAAAGGTGTTCGTGGTGTGGATGCATGCAGGGAGAGAGACAGACCTGTTAAGAAGTACAAATAGCACTGTGCCAATAGTTACGAGCAGAAGAACATGTCCAACAATCACAAAATTTTTTGATGAAAATGCTAGAGAAAGCATTGCGGTAAAACAGAAGGCCAGTAGCAAAAATGTAATCTTGAGCACAAACCACGTGGGAGCCTACACAGCAACATAACATAAATTTAGCTTTCCCATCAATTGTATAATGCTAAAACCACATAAAAAGAGACAAGACTAAGGTTGGATATGAGTATAATGAATAGTGTACAACCCAAAACACTACATTGCAGTGAAAATGGACAGGATTAAAAGTTGAATTAAGATCGAATACATCGAATACGGAATACATCGCAGTAATTCAGCCATCAAAAGAAACATTAAAGTACTTCTTACATTAACACCAGATGACAATGCTCCCACCAAGACAGCTTCCGCAGATGATATTTCATTTGAGGGGCGCCCTTCCATTCTGTGTTTAGGATAATAGAAAAGTTGCGGTATAATTGGCTATTGAATATTTTCGCATACAATGATTAAAATTTTAGACAAGAATGGCTGCCCGGTAATGGCTGAAGTAACAAGAAATACATCTTTTTTAGAATAAGAAACTTGCACAAGAATTTCCAAAAAGAACAAAGTCAAACTTATTTATACTGAAATAATGTTCCTAATAATTATCATGGCCGATATTCAAGTACTCCTGTCTAGTCAAAATACACCATAAATGCACGCAACACAGTAATGAAAAACCAGATTTTACATTACTACTAATTTCCTACCTAGTTAGCAAGTGAAAAATATGGCAACAATAATGGCACTTGTGATATCCAGATGGGTCTGTGGCAAGCAAAACTAGATAAGAAAAGAAAGCTCATTTACTAATATTAAAATCAATGCTCCTCCTTACTAAAAGGAGATGGATCCACAAATCCATTTGGAATTTACGACAAGTGAGACCCGatagtattaaaaaaattaggccAACCTAAGAGGACCTAGGTAGCTTTTATACTAATAATAAATATGTATTCAAATTCGTATCGAGGAAGACTAGGGGTGGTCATAGGTGTACATTCACAACCTTAACCAAATCCTAACCGGTAGTTTTCTAACTGCTTAATAATAAGTCTTATTAATACTTCGGCCTCATTGATACTAGTCTGAAAAGACAGGGGCTTACATAATCCTAGAAAAAATAGTTAAAGCACCTATACACCGAGCAAAAGGGATCAGTTTTATACAAATCAGGTTAGTTAAAGCAACTATACACCGAGCATGCCAAGAAATATACTGATTCACAGCAATCCCATACCGGAGAGGGGCCAGATTAAAAACTGCATTAGCGGGGAAGATAAAAGAGGGGATCAGCGAACTCGCAAATCCAGCAGGGTACGAGCACGAACTGCAAGGGATGAATGGATGGGGATCGCGAGAGAAGGGGAGAGAAACGGGGTTAGAACATCAGGCGAGGGTTACCTCGTCGGGATGCGAGCGGAGCCGGAGGCGTGACAACCACTGCGTTGCCGGGAACTTGTTATCAAGTTGGCGGCGCGTCGGCTGAGTggaggacggcggcgaggagagGGGATGTGCTGAAGTGGGAGACGTGCGGCGCTTCTCGGTGGTCTGACCCACTCGACTCAAATGGATCTGAACACGTTGGCGCAACTGTTGTTTGAGAGGAGTCTTAGTTTTAAGCTATATTTTGTAAGCCGAAAACGTAATTGCCTCCTGCATCTGGATAAACCAggttactaattttttttaattgccTTATGCATACTTCTATCCCAAATTAATAAAATCTGAACTCCGATTAAAAAAACAAGAGAGAACTAAACGTTAGGGATGGGGTTCAGTTCCCCAATTCcattttttaagaaatatacTGCTATCATCGTCACTTGCACACAACAGCAAACTAATCTGATACAAAGTAGATCTGGACAGGTATGTTAACACACCCAATCTCTGATCCCAGTGGTGAATTCACCTACTAGAGGACAAAAATAAGACTATTGTAAATAAAAAGTAATCATCCCTTGTTGGATCTAGCGGAGCTACGGATGGTAA from Phragmites australis chromosome 14, lpPhrAust1.1, whole genome shotgun sequence includes these protein-coding regions:
- the LOC133889992 gene encoding uncharacterized protein LOC133889992 yields the protein MEGRPSNEISSAEAVLVGALSSGVNAPTWFVLKITFLLLAFCFTAMLSLAFSSKNFVIVGHVLLLVTIGTVLFVLLNRFLAEVGLVPVEQQMQEIGIHKTETTDREKRN